Proteins from a single region of Microbacterium sp. zg-Y818:
- a CDS encoding ParB/RepB/Spo0J family partition protein, with product MAKRTGLGRGIGALIPTSEPSEARPVDVFFPGASRKAAEAEAAAVAASTAATEETSTTDAAVAAQPATSEDTSRTDATDAPEADAPDAPASDPDAPELVAIPGTRLIQVDPNDIVPNPRQPRTHFDSDDLAELVHSVREFGVLQPVVVRTNADGKYELIMGERRTRASREAGLTSIPAIVRDTEDEHLLRDALLENLHRSELNPLEEASAYQQLLEDFGITQEELATRIGRSRPQISNTIRLLKLPIPVQHRVAAGVLSAGHARAVLSLEDPEAMQRLADKIVNEDLSVRAAEAAAKATDAGASRRALPKAGARRAHLDEVAERLGDRLNTKVKINIGARKGQVIIDFATIQDLNRILEEIGETEFGAR from the coding sequence ATGGCGAAGAGAACTGGTCTCGGTCGAGGCATTGGGGCGCTCATCCCGACGTCGGAGCCGTCGGAGGCGCGTCCCGTCGACGTGTTCTTCCCCGGCGCGTCGCGGAAGGCCGCCGAGGCTGAGGCTGCAGCCGTCGCCGCGTCCACAGCGGCAACCGAAGAGACCTCCACGACGGATGCCGCCGTCGCCGCGCAGCCCGCGACGTCCGAAGACACCTCGCGCACGGACGCGACAGACGCGCCCGAGGCCGACGCCCCCGACGCGCCGGCGTCCGACCCGGACGCGCCCGAGCTCGTCGCCATCCCGGGCACCCGCCTGATCCAGGTCGACCCCAACGACATCGTCCCGAACCCGCGCCAGCCGCGCACGCACTTCGACTCCGACGATCTCGCGGAGCTCGTGCACAGCGTGCGGGAGTTCGGCGTGCTGCAGCCCGTCGTCGTGCGCACCAACGCCGACGGCAAGTACGAGCTCATCATGGGGGAGCGGCGCACGCGCGCGTCGCGTGAAGCTGGCCTCACCTCGATCCCGGCGATCGTGCGCGACACCGAGGACGAGCACCTGTTGCGTGACGCGCTGCTCGAGAACCTGCACCGCTCGGAGCTGAACCCGCTCGAAGAGGCATCCGCCTACCAGCAGCTGCTCGAGGACTTCGGCATCACGCAAGAAGAGCTCGCCACGCGCATCGGCCGGTCCCGGCCGCAGATCAGCAACACCATCCGCCTGCTGAAGCTGCCGATCCCGGTGCAGCATCGGGTCGCCGCGGGCGTCTTGAGCGCCGGGCACGCCCGCGCCGTCCTGTCACTCGAGGACCCCGAGGCGATGCAGCGGCTCGCCGACAAGATCGTCAACGAGGACCTTTCGGTGCGCGCCGCCGAGGCTGCGGCGAAGGCGACGGATGCCGGCGCGTCGCGCCGTGCCCTCCCGAAGGCGGGCGCGCGACGTGCACACCTCGATGAGGTCGCCGAGCGGCTGGGCGATCGGCTGAACACCAAGGTGAAGATCAACATCGGCGCGAGAAAAGGCCAGGTGATCATCGATTTCGCGACGATCCAGGACCTCAACCGCATTCTCGAGGAGATCGGCGAGACCGAGTTCGGCGCCCGCTGA
- a CDS encoding ParA family protein, whose translation MFHVKQPEDGAGPASFSLDDAPLARELADLTARRRALDVVDVRLTGETRVFTVSNQKGGVGKTTTAVNVAAALAALGARVLVIDLDPQGNASTALGIPHTADIPSVYDVLIDDFPLADIVQQSPESPNLFCAPSTIHLAGAEIELVSQVAREHRLKTALEDYLRDLQPRLDFVIIDCPPSLGLLTINAFTAADEVMIPIQCEYYALEGLSQLLGSVRMIQKHLNPQLHVSTILLTMYDGRTRLAQQVAEEVRSHFAEQVLRTVIPRSVRVSEAPSFGQTVIAYDGHSAGAVAYKEAAVEIIQRGTTHKEEGKP comes from the coding sequence ATGTTTCACGTGAAACAACCCGAGGATGGAGCCGGACCGGCATCCTTCAGCCTCGACGACGCACCGCTGGCGCGGGAATTGGCGGACCTCACCGCACGCCGCCGCGCGCTCGACGTCGTTGACGTGCGATTGACCGGAGAAACCCGCGTTTTCACCGTTTCCAACCAAAAGGGCGGGGTGGGCAAGACCACGACGGCAGTGAACGTCGCCGCCGCTCTCGCCGCTCTCGGCGCACGTGTGCTCGTCATCGACCTGGACCCGCAGGGAAACGCCTCCACGGCGCTGGGGATCCCCCACACGGCCGACATCCCGAGCGTTTACGACGTTCTGATCGACGACTTCCCGCTCGCCGATATCGTGCAGCAGAGCCCGGAATCACCCAATCTCTTCTGTGCGCCCAGCACGATCCACCTCGCCGGCGCTGAAATCGAACTGGTGTCCCAGGTGGCACGCGAGCACCGGCTCAAGACGGCCCTCGAGGACTACCTGCGCGATCTGCAGCCGCGCCTGGACTTCGTCATCATCGACTGCCCGCCCTCGCTCGGGCTGCTGACGATCAATGCGTTCACGGCGGCCGACGAGGTGATGATCCCGATCCAATGCGAGTACTACGCGCTGGAGGGGCTCAGCCAGCTGCTCGGGAGTGTGCGGATGATCCAGAAGCACCTCAACCCCCAGCTGCACGTCTCGACGATCCTGCTGACCATGTACGACGGCCGCACCCGCCTCGCCCAACAGGTCGCCGAAGAGGTGCGCTCGCACTTCGCCGAGCAGGTTCTGCGCACGGTCATCCCACGCTCGGTGCGAGTGTCCGAGGCTCCGAGCTTCGGACAGACCGTCATCGCGTACGACGGACACTCAGCCGGGGCAGTGGCTTACAAGGAAGCAGCGGTGGAGATCATCCAGCGCGGCACGACACACAAAGAAGAAGGAAAACCCTGA
- a CDS encoding R3H domain-containing nucleic acid-binding protein produces the protein MTLTPESADATVEQLEQEGDIAADYLEELLDIADIDGDLALDVRAGRAYVSVEAEDSGSLSLLSHPDTVQALQELTRLAVQNRTGRFSRLILDVGGSREQRQRELERLVDLAIERLDEGASQASLPPMSSYERKLVHDVASARGFVSESYGEGADRHTVISRA, from the coding sequence ATGACTCTCACGCCTGAATCCGCGGACGCCACGGTCGAGCAGCTCGAGCAGGAAGGCGACATCGCCGCCGACTACCTCGAAGAGCTGCTCGATATCGCCGACATCGACGGTGACCTCGCCCTGGACGTGCGCGCCGGGCGCGCGTACGTTTCGGTCGAAGCCGAGGACTCGGGCTCGCTGTCCCTGCTGAGCCACCCGGACACGGTGCAGGCGCTGCAGGAGCTGACACGGCTTGCCGTTCAGAACCGCACCGGACGCTTCTCGCGTCTGATCCTCGATGTCGGGGGATCGCGTGAGCAGCGCCAGCGCGAACTGGAGCGCCTGGTCGATCTCGCGATCGAGCGTCTGGACGAGGGCGCATCGCAGGCATCCCTGCCTCCCATGTCGAGCTACGAGCGCAAGCTCGTGCACGATGTGGCCTCGGCGCGGGGCTTCGTCTCGGAGTCCTACGGTGAGGGCGCCGACCGGCACACGGTCATCAGCCGGGCCTGA
- the rsmG gene encoding 16S rRNA (guanine(527)-N(7))-methyltransferase RsmG: protein MNALEEEPQVASEIFGDRIDVARAFTSALAAHGEERGLIGPLELPRLWTRHILNSAVAAPLFQGTVGDVGSGAGLPGVVLAIARPDVRWVLIEPMERRVMWLEEQVRELGLDNVEVLRARAEDWSRGPVLDAVTARAVSALRTLVPLTAPLVRDGGELVLLKGANAANEIAAAEKIIRKFRLSNVRVEPVGEGLIAEPTRVIRATVR from the coding sequence ATGAACGCTCTCGAAGAAGAACCCCAGGTCGCGTCGGAAATTTTCGGCGACCGCATCGACGTTGCGCGCGCGTTCACGTCGGCACTCGCTGCGCACGGCGAAGAGCGTGGTCTCATCGGACCGCTGGAGCTGCCGAGACTGTGGACACGGCACATCCTCAACAGCGCGGTGGCCGCCCCGTTGTTCCAGGGCACGGTGGGCGACGTCGGGTCCGGCGCAGGTCTGCCTGGCGTCGTGCTGGCGATCGCGCGTCCCGACGTGCGGTGGGTGCTCATCGAGCCGATGGAGCGCCGGGTGATGTGGCTCGAGGAACAGGTGCGTGAGCTGGGACTCGACAACGTCGAGGTGCTGCGCGCGCGGGCGGAGGACTGGTCACGCGGTCCCGTCCTCGACGCCGTGACTGCGCGGGCGGTGAGCGCGCTGCGCACGCTGGTTCCACTCACGGCTCCGCTGGTGCGCGACGGTGGCGAGCTCGTCCTGCTCAAGGGCGCGAACGCGGCGAACGAGATCGCGGCTGCCGAGAAGATCATCCGCAAGTTCCGTCTTTCGAACGTGCGGGTCGAGCCGGTGGGCGAGGGTCTGATCGCGGAGCCGACGCGGGTCATCCGAGCCACCGTCCGCTGA